In Shinella sp. XGS7, a single genomic region encodes these proteins:
- a CDS encoding DUF502 domain-containing protein, with the protein MTPVAPIAASARRHLLRTFVTGSLTLLPLVATLALLGWVVTLLLQFIGPGSWLGSLLGRLGLQLTDSARLAYLLGLALVVLGVYLLGLLVEAQLQTRLRAWLERLIARIPVVGTVYELLRRMVEMMSKRDEAGVRAMAPVWCHFGGVKPEGGALVLGLLSSPEPVTIDGVDYVAVIVPTAPVPVGGGLLYLPTDWVRPAEMGVEGLTSLYVSMGVTTPEVLGRGRRGGPA; encoded by the coding sequence ATGACGCCCGTCGCCCCCATCGCCGCCTCGGCGCGCCGCCATCTGCTGCGCACCTTTGTCACCGGCTCCCTGACCCTGCTGCCCCTGGTGGCCACCCTGGCCCTGCTGGGCTGGGTCGTGACCCTGCTGCTGCAGTTCATCGGCCCGGGCAGCTGGCTCGGGTCCCTGCTGGGGCGCCTGGGCCTGCAGCTGACCGACTCGGCCCGCCTGGCCTATCTGCTGGGCCTGGCCCTGGTCGTGCTGGGGGTCTATCTGCTGGGCCTGCTGGTGGAGGCCCAGCTGCAGACCCGGCTGCGCGCCTGGCTGGAGCGCCTGATCGCGCGCATCCCGGTGGTGGGCACGGTCTACGAGCTGCTGCGCCGCATGGTGGAGATGATGTCCAAGCGCGACGAGGCGGGCGTGCGCGCCATGGCGCCGGTCTGGTGCCATTTCGGCGGGGTCAAGCCCGAGGGCGGGGCCCTGGTGCTGGGCCTGCTCTCCAGCCCCGAGCCGGTGACGATTGACGGCGTGGACTATGTGGCCGTGATCGTGCCCACCGCGCCGGTGCCGGTGGGCGGCGGCCTGCTCTACCTGCCCACCGATTGGGTGCGGCCGGCCGAGATGGGGGTGGAAGGCCTGACCAGCCTCTATGTGTCCATGGGCGTGACCACGCCCGAGGTGCTGGGCCGCGGGCGGCGGGGCGGCCCGGCATAA
- a CDS encoding methyl-accepting chemotaxis protein — protein sequence MLFQLNTWRLRTRVLSGFALVILLMMVASAVGIVRVSMLNQRITQLVEMDMRALELSRQWAGLSEGSIQRRIVSMAVDDEGFVKAFTRRSKEVSERIDKVQAELDQISKSPEADRLSDVIGEARKKYQASREDLMKRKKAGENIQSRVADELIPAMEAYLQTIDRYADYTREVLQTARREAEAEAQTTRSLVLGLMLLATALGVFIAIAITRSVTAPLAEAQALTQAIASGDLSARTAAEGSDELAELHRSLQQMQQSLAGTITGVRGAAEQVRLASAEIATGNMDLSNRTEQAASSLEQTGAAMAQLGDGVKLNADAAREADQLAKTASDVAGRGGAMVEQVVSTMSEIQQSSNKIADIIGVIDGIAFQTNILALNAAVEAARAGEQGRGFAVVAGEVRALAQRSAQAAREIKALISASVERVEGGSRLVADTGSTMREVVDSVQRVTRIIGEISSSSASQALTLSEIGQAMQQLDQMTQQNAALVEESAAAAASLKEQSAQLVEAVAGFRLS from the coding sequence ATGCTGTTCCAACTCAATACCTGGCGCCTGCGCACCCGCGTGCTCTCCGGCTTTGCCCTCGTGATCCTGCTGATGATGGTGGCCTCGGCCGTCGGCATCGTGCGGGTGTCCATGCTCAACCAGCGCATCACCCAGCTGGTGGAGATGGACATGCGCGCCCTGGAGCTCTCGCGCCAGTGGGCCGGCCTGAGCGAGGGCAGCATCCAGCGCCGCATCGTCTCCATGGCGGTGGACGACGAAGGCTTTGTGAAGGCCTTCACCCGCCGCTCCAAGGAAGTGTCGGAGCGCATCGACAAAGTGCAGGCCGAGCTGGACCAGATCAGCAAGTCGCCCGAGGCCGACCGCCTGAGCGATGTGATCGGCGAGGCGCGCAAGAAGTACCAGGCCTCGCGCGAGGACCTGATGAAGCGCAAGAAGGCCGGCGAGAACATCCAGAGCCGCGTGGCCGATGAGCTGATTCCGGCCATGGAAGCCTATCTGCAGACCATCGACCGCTACGCCGATTACACCCGCGAGGTGCTGCAGACCGCGCGTCGCGAGGCCGAGGCCGAGGCCCAGACCACGCGCAGCCTGGTGCTGGGCCTGATGCTGCTGGCCACGGCGCTGGGCGTGTTCATCGCCATCGCCATCACCCGCTCGGTCACGGCCCCGCTGGCCGAGGCCCAGGCCCTGACCCAGGCCATCGCCAGCGGCGACCTGAGCGCCCGCACGGCGGCCGAGGGCAGCGACGAGCTGGCCGAGCTGCACCGCAGCCTGCAGCAGATGCAGCAGAGCCTGGCCGGCACCATCACCGGCGTGCGCGGTGCGGCCGAGCAGGTGCGCCTGGCCTCGGCCGAGATCGCCACCGGCAATATGGACCTGTCCAACCGCACCGAGCAGGCCGCCAGCAGCCTGGAACAGACCGGCGCGGCCATGGCCCAGCTGGGTGACGGCGTGAAGCTCAATGCTGATGCCGCCCGCGAGGCCGACCAGCTGGCCAAGACGGCGTCGGACGTGGCCGGCCGCGGCGGCGCCATGGTGGAGCAGGTGGTCAGCACCATGAGCGAGATCCAGCAGTCCTCCAACAAGATCGCCGACATCATCGGCGTGATCGACGGCATTGCCTTCCAGACCAATATCCTGGCCCTGAACGCCGCGGTGGAAGCCGCGCGGGCCGGCGAGCAGGGCCGCGGCTTCGCGGTCGTGGCCGGCGAGGTGCGGGCCCTGGCCCAGCGCAGCGCCCAGGCCGCGCGCGAGATCAAGGCCCTGATCTCCGCCTCGGTGGAGCGCGTGGAAGGCGGCAGCCGCCTGGTGGCCGACACCGGCAGCACCATGCGCGAGGTGGTGGACAGCGTGCAGCGCGTGACCCGCATCATTGGCGAGATCTCCAGCTCCAGCGCCAGCCAGGCGCTGACGCTCTCGGAGATCGGCCAGGCCATGCAGCAGCTGGACCAGATGACCCAGCAGAACGCCGCCCTGGTCGAGGAATCGGCCGCCGCGGCCGCCAGCCTGAAGGAACAGTCGGCCCAGCTGGTCGAGGCCGTGGCGGGCTTCCGCCTGTCCTGA
- a CDS encoding M3 family metallopeptidase, giving the protein MNAPLATAQQFFDQLNREYLAVHKAKEDLFWSTYMGTSEDHAGFAAAEARYKDFIADPQRLAHTRAQLAAVETEPGDAAAALRHGLRGWQALFESHILEKPEARALMRELIAAEAALFAAKKQLAPTHFNERGEREVASLSMLATNMATNPSEAGRRSSFEAYGEVERWVLENGFLDLVRLRNRLARAQGYENYFDYKLRKNEGMSPAQLFEVLDDFLARTEAAQQRTLETLVQQHGRQALEPWNLRYFSGGDVVRRMDAYMPFGPALRRWIESFRRLGISYRGATLQLDLLERQGKYQNGFCHGPVPAFFDAEGRWVPGQINFTAEAKPDQVGSGLRAINTLFHEGGHAAHFANVTQNAPCFSQEFAPTSMAYAETQSMFCDSLLGDADWLKRYALNAAGEPMPDALIRERIASQQPMRAFDERAIAVVPYFEAALYALDEAELTPAAVQALARATEQRVQGLAAGPRPLLAVPHLLNQESAASYQGYLLAHMAVYQTRAHFLREQGYLCDNPAIGPALAEHYWGPGNSIDHDATLRRLTGEGFNARYLAEACNETVEEAWARAQAAMAAAAQRPAQAGLDSLDAQIRIVHGSEVLADSREGEAVLCERFERWVAEHYAPTAA; this is encoded by the coding sequence ATGAATGCCCCCCTCGCCACCGCCCAGCAGTTCTTCGACCAGCTCAACCGCGAGTACCTCGCGGTGCACAAGGCCAAGGAGGACCTGTTCTGGTCCACCTATATGGGCACCAGCGAGGACCATGCCGGCTTCGCCGCGGCCGAGGCGCGCTACAAGGACTTCATCGCCGACCCCCAGCGCCTGGCCCACACCCGCGCCCAGCTGGCCGCGGTGGAGACCGAGCCGGGTGACGCCGCCGCCGCCCTGCGCCACGGCCTGCGCGGCTGGCAGGCGCTGTTCGAGTCCCACATCCTGGAAAAGCCCGAGGCCCGGGCCCTGATGCGCGAGCTGATCGCGGCCGAGGCCGCGCTGTTCGCCGCCAAGAAGCAGCTCGCCCCCACGCACTTCAATGAGCGCGGCGAGCGCGAGGTGGCCAGCCTCAGCATGCTGGCCACCAATATGGCCACCAACCCCAGCGAGGCCGGCCGCCGCAGTTCCTTCGAGGCCTACGGCGAGGTGGAGCGCTGGGTGCTGGAGAACGGTTTCCTGGACCTGGTGCGCCTGCGCAACCGCCTGGCGCGCGCCCAGGGCTACGAGAACTACTTCGACTACAAGCTGCGCAAGAACGAGGGCATGAGCCCGGCCCAGCTTTTCGAGGTGCTGGACGACTTCCTGGCCCGCACCGAGGCCGCCCAGCAGCGCACGCTGGAGACCCTGGTGCAGCAGCATGGCCGCCAGGCCCTGGAGCCCTGGAATCTGCGCTACTTCAGCGGCGGCGATGTGGTGCGGCGCATGGATGCCTACATGCCCTTCGGCCCGGCCCTGCGGCGCTGGATCGAGAGCTTCCGTCGCCTGGGCATCAGCTACCGTGGCGCCACCCTGCAGCTGGATCTGCTGGAGCGCCAGGGCAAGTACCAGAACGGCTTCTGCCACGGCCCGGTGCCGGCCTTCTTTGACGCCGAGGGCCGCTGGGTGCCCGGCCAGATCAATTTCACCGCCGAGGCCAAGCCCGACCAGGTGGGCAGCGGCCTGCGCGCCATCAACACCTTGTTCCACGAGGGCGGCCATGCCGCGCATTTCGCCAATGTGACGCAGAACGCGCCCTGCTTCTCGCAGGAGTTCGCGCCGACCTCCATGGCCTATGCCGAGACCCAGTCCATGTTCTGCGACAGCCTGCTGGGCGACGCCGACTGGCTCAAGCGCTATGCCCTGAATGCGGCGGGCGAGCCCATGCCCGACGCGCTGATCCGCGAGCGCATCGCCAGCCAGCAGCCCATGCGCGCCTTTGATGAGCGCGCCATCGCGGTCGTGCCTTACTTCGAGGCCGCGCTGTATGCGCTGGATGAGGCCGAGCTCACGCCCGCCGCGGTGCAGGCCCTGGCCCGCGCCACCGAGCAGCGCGTGCAGGGCCTGGCCGCCGGGCCGCGGCCCCTGCTGGCCGTGCCGCATCTGCTGAACCAGGAGTCCGCCGCCTCCTACCAGGGCTATCTGCTGGCCCATATGGCGGTCTACCAGACCCGCGCCCACTTCCTGCGCGAGCAGGGCTATCTCTGCGACAACCCCGCCATCGGCCCGGCCCTGGCCGAGCATTACTGGGGGCCCGGCAACAGCATCGATCACGATGCCACCCTGCGCCGCCTCACCGGCGAGGGCTTCAACGCCCGCTATCTGGCCGAGGCCTGCAACGAGACCGTGGAGGAAGCCTGGGCCCGAGCCCAGGCGGCCATGGCTGCCGCCGCCCAGCGCCCGGCCCAGGCGGGCCTGGACAGCCTGGACGCGCAGATCCGCATCGTGCATGGCAGCGAAGTCCTGGCCGACAGCCGCGAGGGCGAGGCCGTGCTGTGCGAGCGCTTCGAGCGCTGGGTGGCCGAGCATTACGCGCCGACCGCGGCCTGA
- a CDS encoding M48 family metallopeptidase, translating to MQPVLKYLAGYPAALQAQVQGLIEAGRLGPYLAERYPEAHEVRSDKALFDYTQALKQRFMRNAEPLNKVCFDAKLKVIQHALGTHTRAQTVQGAKLKTRREIRVATLFKEAPADFLRMIVVHELAHIRELEHNKAFYQLCEHMEPRYGQLEFDLRLWLTQRELGAVEQA from the coding sequence ATGCAGCCTGTGCTGAAGTACCTGGCCGGCTATCCCGCCGCGCTGCAGGCCCAGGTGCAGGGCCTGATCGAGGCGGGTCGCCTGGGCCCCTATCTGGCCGAGCGCTATCCCGAGGCGCATGAGGTGCGCAGCGACAAGGCCTTGTTCGATTACACCCAGGCCCTCAAGCAGCGCTTCATGCGCAATGCCGAGCCGCTCAACAAGGTCTGCTTCGACGCCAAGCTCAAGGTCATCCAGCATGCCCTGGGCACCCACACGCGGGCCCAGACCGTGCAGGGCGCCAAGCTCAAGACCCGCCGTGAGATCCGCGTGGCCACGCTCTTCAAGGAGGCGCCGGCCGACTTCCTGCGCATGATCGTGGTCCACGAGCTGGCCCATATCCGCGAGCTGGAGCACAACAAGGCCTTCTACCAGCTCTGCGAGCATATGGAGCCGCGCTACGGCCAGCTGGAGTTCGACCTGCGGCTGTGGCTGACGCAGCGGGAGCTGGGTGCCGTGGAGCAAGCCTGA
- a CDS encoding 2Fe-2S iron-sulfur cluster-binding protein has product MHTESEPRFQIEIAPQGWRFDCPPGQTLLLAALAAGYRLPHSCRNGTCRACMAPLLQGRVDYRVEWPGLSAEEKAEGWILPCVACPREGPLRLQAPLAQDLNTT; this is encoded by the coding sequence ATGCACACCGAGTCCGAGCCCCGCTTCCAGATCGAGATCGCGCCCCAGGGCTGGCGCTTCGACTGCCCGCCCGGCCAGACCCTGCTGCTGGCGGCCCTGGCCGCCGGCTACCGCCTGCCCCATTCCTGCCGCAACGGCACCTGCCGCGCCTGCATGGCACCCCTGCTGCAGGGACGGGTGGACTACCGCGTCGAATGGCCGGGGCTCTCGGCCGAGGAGAAGGCCGAGGGCTGGATACTGCCCTGCGTGGCCTGCCCCCGCGAGGGGCCCTTGCGGCTCCAGGCACCGCTGGCCCAGGACTTGAACACGACCTGA
- a CDS encoding BCCT family transporter has protein sequence MQLIVAALTIAALVLWGLFNPSGMGAFFDGALAQLTRKLGWLYLWVVLGLVLASLVLAFGRTGRLRLGGEDEEPAFSLGAWFSMLFAAGMGIGLVFWGVAEPISHYINPPPGVAPRTPEAANAAMRYSFFHWGLHPWAVYSMVGLAIAFFQFRRDKPALISSVTATLPWRWAPRLGPLVDTLALVATAFGVAASLGVGALQINAGLARLFDVPVSLGAQLSIIAVTTALFLISAISGVERGVKWLSSANLLLAAGLALLVFVLGPTVAIIDNLSNALGSYLSELLRMSLRMTPFRESAWVSDWTIFYWAWWISWSPFVGVFIARVSRGRTIKEFVLGTVLAPTMAAALWFAIFGGTALHMQIFGGLPIADAVSRDVATAMFAVFDALPGSTWLSLAATVLVLVFFVTSGDSATLVLATMSSGGRADPPAPLKLLWGLLVAAIAASLLGVGGVKALQTATIVFALPFTGVLVLLALALWRAAQQDEKALTREEKRLQARMRHLLPPEER, from the coding sequence ATGCAACTGATCGTCGCGGCCCTCACCATCGCAGCCCTGGTGCTGTGGGGCCTTTTCAACCCGAGCGGCATGGGCGCCTTCTTCGACGGCGCCCTGGCCCAGCTGACGCGCAAGCTGGGCTGGCTCTATCTGTGGGTGGTGCTGGGCCTGGTGCTGGCCAGCCTGGTCCTGGCCTTCGGCCGCACCGGGCGCCTGCGCCTGGGCGGCGAGGACGAGGAGCCCGCCTTCTCCCTGGGCGCCTGGTTCTCCATGCTCTTTGCCGCGGGCATGGGCATCGGCCTGGTGTTCTGGGGCGTGGCCGAGCCCATCTCCCACTACATCAACCCGCCGCCGGGCGTGGCCCCGCGCACGCCCGAGGCGGCCAATGCCGCCATGCGCTACAGCTTCTTCCACTGGGGCCTGCACCCCTGGGCGGTGTACAGCATGGTGGGCCTGGCCATCGCCTTCTTCCAGTTCAGGCGCGACAAGCCGGCCCTGATCAGCTCGGTCACCGCCACCCTGCCCTGGCGCTGGGCGCCGCGCCTGGGCCCGCTGGTGGACACCCTGGCCCTGGTGGCCACTGCCTTTGGCGTGGCCGCCTCCCTGGGCGTGGGCGCCCTGCAGATCAATGCCGGCCTGGCGCGGCTCTTCGACGTGCCGGTGAGCCTGGGCGCCCAGCTCTCCATCATCGCGGTGACCACGGCCCTGTTCCTGATCTCGGCCATCAGCGGGGTGGAGCGCGGGGTGAAATGGCTCTCCAGCGCCAATCTGCTGCTGGCAGCCGGCCTGGCCCTGCTGGTCTTCGTGCTGGGGCCCACGGTGGCCATCATCGACAACCTGAGCAATGCCCTGGGCAGCTACCTCAGCGAGCTGCTGCGCATGAGCCTGCGCATGACGCCCTTCCGCGAGAGCGCCTGGGTCAGCGACTGGACCATCTTCTACTGGGCCTGGTGGATCAGCTGGTCGCCCTTTGTGGGCGTGTTCATCGCGCGCGTCTCGCGCGGCCGCACCATCAAGGAGTTCGTGCTGGGCACGGTGCTGGCACCCACCATGGCGGCAGCCCTGTGGTTCGCCATCTTCGGCGGCACCGCCCTGCATATGCAGATCTTCGGCGGCCTGCCGATTGCCGACGCGGTGAGCCGCGATGTGGCCACGGCCATGTTCGCAGTCTTCGACGCCCTGCCCGGCAGCACCTGGCTGAGCCTGGCGGCCACGGTGCTGGTGCTGGTCTTCTTCGTCACCTCGGGCGACTCGGCCACCCTGGTGCTGGCCACCATGAGCAGCGGCGGCCGCGCCGATCCGCCCGCGCCGCTCAAGCTGCTCTGGGGCTTGCTGGTGGCCGCCATTGCCGCCAGCCTGCTGGGCGTGGGCGGGGTCAAGGCCCTGCAGACCGCCACCATCGTCTTCGCCCTGCCCTTCACCGGGGTGCTGGTGCTGCTGGCCCTGGCCCTGTGGCGGGCCGCCCAGCAGGACGAGAAGGCGCTGACGCGGGAGGAAAAGCGGCTGCAGGCGCGCATGCGGCATCTGCTGCCGCCGGAGGAGCGATGA